A stretch of Mya arenaria isolate MELC-2E11 chromosome 14, ASM2691426v1 DNA encodes these proteins:
- the LOC128218216 gene encoding uncharacterized protein LOC128218216 encodes MTFSATFTCCMIICVLCSEANELCGKTFVDYYGSFSFTKPGKNECNWIISVGSHVSVNVDADMGNFLESCLLNKLSIFTPNASIADSRQTLCKTGNIRFSGLGPVFINLTTDSKRSTTVNVRWETNTTSDNENKIALYVPVTVTVCVIVAVAIFVAICIRQKSTQKKDKGKVDEQNYSNTTTKLRAIDSAHSLQSHPECELREYTALYKPQRSVANANNQDYAVLHQQLGPAYSQDDTEYSEVNIYEMV; translated from the exons ATGACGTTTTCAGCAACTTTCACATGTTGCATGATAATATGCGTTCTGTGTTCGGAAGCAAATG AACTATGTGGAAAAACGTTTGTAGACTACTATGGTTCCTTTAGTTTTACAAAGCCAGGTAAGAATGAATGTAACTGGATCATCAGTGTTGGGTCTCACGTGTCTGTGAACGTGGATGCTGACATGGGCAATTTTCTCGAAAGCTGCTTGTTAAACAAACTGAGT ATCTTTACTCCAAACGCTTCGATCGCTGATTCAAGACAGACGTTATGTAAGACTGGAAATATCCGATTCTCCGGACTGGGTCCAGTCTTCATCAACTTAACGACAGATAGCAAACGGTCAACCACAGTGAACGTCCGATGGGAGACAAATACAACAAGCGACA ATGAAAACAAGATTGCTTTGTATGTCCCGGTCACTGTTACTGTGTGTGTTATTGTTGCCGTCGCCATCTTCGTAGCGATATGCATAAG GCAAAAAAGTACACAGAAGAAAGACAAAGGAAAGGTTGACGaacaaaattattcaaacacaACAACCAAACTTCGAGCCATTGACTCGGCACATTCGTTACAAAGCCATCCTGAATGCGAACTGAGGGAATATACAGCGCTTTATAAACCACAAAGATCTGTGGCTAACGCGAACAACCAAGATTACGCCGTCCTACACCAGCAACTAGGGCCAGCCTACTCACAAGACGACACAGAATACTCGGAGgtgaatatttatgaaatggTGTAG
- the LOC128215894 gene encoding putative nuclease HARBI1 — protein MAAIVGAFLNNRRKERIYRHFSINMNCDNTEMRRRYRFDNNGIEIIVQLLARDLQRKTKRSEAVSVREQVVCDSTGRDKSTVSRIISNVTDSMVDISHQFITWPNRVQQQEIMREFFTSAGFPNVIGAVDGSHIRIIMPKDGHDFINRKNFASINVVQYLVQKSTNKNVS, from the exons atggccgccataGTTGGTGCTTTTCTCAACAACAGAAGAAAAGAGAGGATTTATAGACATTTTTCCATTAACATGAACTGTGATAACACAGAGATGAGACGTCGCTACCGTTTTGATAACAATGGGATTGAAATAATTGTACAGCTGCTTGCCCGAGACCTTCAACGGAAGACTAAAAGGTCGGAAGCGGTGTCAGTCCGGGAGCAA GTTGTTTGTGATTCTACTGGCCGCGACAAGTCAACAGTATCAAGGATAATATCAAATGTCACGGACAGTATGGTGGACATATCTCATCAATTCATCACCTGGCCAAATCGTGTTCAACAGCAGGAAATCATGCGGGAGTTCTTCACATCTGCTGGATTTCCCAACGTCATAGGAGCTGTTGATGGCTCACACATACGTATCATTATGCCGAAAGATGGCCACGACTTCATTAATAGAAAGAATTTCGCGTCGATCAAC GTTGTACAGTACCTGGTACAGAAAAGTACCAATAAAAATGTGTCTTGA